GTCACGTTGATTTACCAAGTGCAACTATCtcttacaataataataataataatacatacatacacattcTACATCGCTATGTACAATATttgctatttaaattaatcaaagatCCGCAGCGAGCCTTTCTATCTCGTCGACGAAGAACTTCATGTCGGCCTCAGTTAGCCCCGAGTTCTGCAGCACCATTCTAAAGAAGTTCGGCATATCTCTCAACGTTTGATACGTAATCAGCATCGTTCCGGCTCGGACCATGCGTTCCTTGATCATCGGCGCGATCTGCAACGAAATtttgtcgaaataaaattaagatacacGGAGAAAACTAGCAAGATagaacgaaataaattaaaaattcgaaatgcGAGagctaaaaaaataacacaattggAAATGAATACTTCAATCAACAATGTGGAAAATCAGAACGTTTAGATTCATTATCTCGTCATTCCAAATAGaacttaacaaaataatttgcttaattttttgaattcatCGCTTTACATCTAAGCATCGTTACAAAAACGCGTTCAGATCAAGTAGATTCGAGTGCTGTGCACCTTGTGGAGTGCCTGATCGAGTTCCTGGCCGACCAGGTGCCTCTTTAACGGCGGAACGTAGCGGAAGCAAACATTTGTGCACTCCGGCTCGACGAGCAGGCGCCAGCCGTCGCGCGTCCTGATGAGATCGGCAAAGTGGCGCGAGAGCGCGAACACGCGGTCGACGTGGGCCTCGAGGCCGCGTGTGCCCTTTGCCTTCCACATGTACCAGAACTTGACAACGTCAGCGCGGCGGCCGCACTGCACGTGCCGGTCACCGCAGTCGAACGACGCGTCGTAGAACTTGTCGTTCTGGAAAAGGTAGCTCGCTCCGCAACCGTGCGCCGCTTGCAACAAACCTAAGGGTGAAACTCCGTTATACGAGATATCACTTACgcaatatcataatttaaattatataaaaaaagatatcctgagataaatagttttttttttgctattttaattatatttctcttcgATTACGCTTAAAAgtaattgacaaaaaaaattatgatttaataatgaataataaaattgtatcaaatgcttaatgtataaattaattaattaatattaaaattgacatatatattgtatattaaatattttaattctgtaaagGAGGGTCCACATTATCGAGCAAAACCGCGAGCCGAACTTCGCCGCGAACCGATCATGCGTCCACATTATCGAGCCGAACTTTGTCGGCTCGACAATGTCGGTTCGCGGCGAAGTTCGGCTCGCGGTTCTGCTCGATAATGTGGACCCTCCTTTAGATATAAGATTGTTGTAATGTTAAGAGATAGATATCTCTTAGCACAAATTGAAACAACTGcaaaaaagaattatcttttctatatattaaataaaataaataaaaatgaagagatacaagtatatatacgaaaaataagaaaaaaaatataagggTAAATAGGAGACCTTCGTGACGGAGCAGCAGGGTGGAACACTGCTGCGGCGCGGCGAGCAGCTTGTGAGGGTTCCAGGTGACGGAGTCGGCGAGTTGGACGCCGTTCAGGAGGCCGCGGTACGTCCCGGAAACGAGTGCACCGCCGCCCCACGCGGCATCCACATGGAACCACAGTCCGTGCTTCTTGCAGACCTCCGCGATCTCCCTGAGGGGATCAAACGCGCCTATCACGGTGGTACCAGCGGTGGCGGACACCATGAGCGGCACGGTGTCCTCCTCGACGGCTCGGGCGATCTGCGCCTCCAGGTCGGAGACCACCATCTTGCCGCAGGAGTCGACTTTGACCAGGTACACATTGTCATAGCCGATGCCCAGCAACGCGGCGAGCTTCTTCACGGAGTAGTGCGCGTCCTCCGACGTGAACACCACCAGCCGCGGCATCTGCGATAATCCGGATTGCTTCAGGTTCGGGTATCTGAAATTAATGACGACCCACTTTATTCGCGTTTAGTCTTGACGATGACAAGCGACGatgacaataatttaaatgaagaaaaagaactATATAcctacactgttaaattcgtagtgtcaaattatactcaatttgagtcatttttaactattcctacatataggtcgccactgcttTTACTCAATAGGtatatgtcattaatttaattaaccaatgaagtgttaaaataatacctaCTGttttgagttaaaataataaattttggcGCACAtgcatggtagttaaaaataatcaaatgttatttaactcaaggtattaatttaaatttcgttcaatatttaacagtgtatatatataacaaagatatatatataaatataatagataaatataaatataaatagataaatataaatagataaatataaatataaatataataaaatataatagatttcCTAGTAATATACCTTGAAAAGTAACCGGTAAATAATCACCTATGGTGACGCGCCAGGTTGATGGCGTATCCGTTCGCCATGGAGCCGCCGGGACAGAAGAGGCCCTCGCCGCTGTGCCAGCCGATGACGGCGCGCATCTCCCGCAGCACGTCCTCTTCCATCAGGGAGAACACCGGGGATACCTCGTAGGTATAAACGGACGGATTGAGTGCGTCGGTCAACCACTGACCCAGCAGCCCGTACGGGTCCAGACTCGAGAACAGCTGGTTGACGAAGTGCGGGTGGCCCGTCTTCACGCTGTACTTGATGATGTCGCTCGTCAGCGTCAACAGCTCCTCGTGGCTGACACCCTCGGCTGTCAACGAGAGATCGACTACGGAGCGCAGGTCGCGAGGATCCACCCATTCGACCACACGATTCTCTCCGGAGGTGGActgtacacacacatacaaagcataatatataacatacggataaaaaatatgttaaacaataataaaataagtgaaACAGGATTGATGTATGGATACACAATCAATTAGAGAAAATGCCATTTACGGTCCGGGCtggattttcaaaaataatcgCTCTTTGTCTCTCAATTCTTGTGGACggatgtaaatattgtaaatcgacatgattttcttttcacgCAAACTATCCTGCTGTTTGTTAT
This sequence is a window from Temnothorax longispinosus isolate EJ_2023e chromosome 11, Tlon_JGU_v1, whole genome shotgun sequence. Protein-coding genes within it:
- the LOC139821980 gene encoding cysteine sulfinic acid decarboxylase-like; the protein is MPVNEDTSNDPTLARTKLGRAGDPPAGSRRKMSGERPQVDLPDSSSTPALPALPALANGTEERRAAEKRDFRSMPRRDAHEKLFRDFFELVLQRAVFQSTSGENRVVEWVDPRDLRSVVDLSLTAEGVSHEELLTLTSDIIKYSVKTGHPHFVNQLFSSLDPYGLLGQWLTDALNPSVYTYEVSPVFSLMEEDVLREMRAVIGWHSGEGLFCPGGSMANGYAINLARHHRYPNLKQSGLSQMPRLVVFTSEDAHYSVKKLAALLGIGYDNVYLVKVDSCGKMVVSDLEAQIARAVEEDTVPLMVSATAGTTVIGAFDPLREIAEVCKKHGLWFHVDAAWGGGALVSGTYRGLLNGVQLADSVTWNPHKLLAAPQQCSTLLLRHEGLLQAAHGCGASYLFQNDKFYDASFDCGDRHVQCGRRADVVKFWYMWKAKGTRGLEAHVDRVFALSRHFADLIRTRDGWRLLVEPECTNVCFRYVPPLKRHLVGQELDQALHKIAPMIKERMVRAGTMLITYQTLRDMPNFFRMVLQNSGLTEADMKFFVDEIERLAADL